From the genome of Torulaspora globosa chromosome 2, complete sequence, one region includes:
- the FRD1 gene encoding fumarate reductase (ancestral locus Anc_1.490) has translation MFKARRLILYLIIVFGILAIRKLSQPVSPMTSKNPVVIIGSGLAGLSAGNQLVTSYKIPIVLLDKAASVGGNSIKASSGINGALTNTQKALSVQDSPEAFFQDTVESAKHKGVESLMNKLSQESSSAIQWLQQDFGLKLDLLAQLGGHSAPRTHRSSGKLPPGFEIVQSLKKNLESIAEKDPNLVKILLNSKVVDISLDSDLRVSGIEYIDSEGNKQSLKTDNVVFCSGGFAYSKDMLKQYAPHLVSLPTTNGQQATGDGQKILEKLGADLIDMDQVQVHPTGFIDPNDRTNQWKFLAAEALRGLGGILLNPLDGKRFFNELGRRDDVTNAIQSKCPKDDNRALLVMSEDLYASYKNNMDFYIFKKLVKRISIKELVSHFNIPISATELAKDLQAYSVASEDTFGRKSLLNRFGDSVNPDTEVFVAEVTPVVHFTMGGARINENSQVVGKNGRALANGLYAAGEVSGGVHGANRLGGSSLLECVVFGRTAAHNIARNY, from the coding sequence ATGTTCAAGGCCAGAAGACTGATTTTATATTTGATTATCGTCTTTGGCATATTGGCTATCAGAAAGTTGTCCCAACCTGTCTCACCAATGACTTCGAAAAATCCCGTGGTTATCATCGGTTCCGGTTTGGCTGGTCTAAGTGCTGGTAACCAGTTAGTCACCAGCTACAAGATTCCAATCGTCCTGCTGGATAAGGCTGCATCTGTCGGTGGCAACTCCATTAAGGCATCAAGCGGTATCAATGGTGCCTTAACCAACACCCAGAAGGCACTCAGCGTGCAGGATTCCCCGgaagctttcttccaagacACAGTCGAGTCCGCTAAACATAAGGGCGTAGAATCGTTGATGAACAAGTTATCTCAGGAGTCCAGTTCAGCCATCCAATGGTTGCAGCAAGATTTCGGGTTGAAATTGGATCTCTTAGCACAACTTGGGGGTCACTCCGCTCCAAGAACCCATCGTTCCTCTGGAAAACTGCCACCCGGGTTTGAGATAGTTCaatccttgaagaagaaccTTGAGTCTATCGCTGAGAAGGATCCAAACTTGGTAAAGATTCTACTAAACTCAAAAGTGGTCGATATTTCGTTGGACTCGGACTTGAGAGTTTCTGGTATTGAATATATCGACTCTGAAGGCAACAAGCAGTCCCTTAAGACTGATAATGTGGTTTTCTGTTCCGGTGGATTCGCTTACTCTAAAGATATGTTGAAGCAGTACGCCCCACACTTGGTCAGTTTACCAACCACGAACGGTCAACAAGCTACTGGTGACGGGCAAAAGATCCTAGAGAAGTTGGGCGCTGATTTGATCGATATGGATCAAGTTCAAGTGCATCCAACAGGTTTCATCGACCCGAATGACCGCACCAACCAATGGAAGTTCTTAGCTGCAGAGGCCTTAAGAGGTTTAGGCGGTATCTTGCTAAACCCACTGGACGGCAAGaggttcttcaatgaattgGGAAGGCGAGACGACGTCACCAACGCCATTCAATCAAAATGCCCTAAGGATGACAATAGAGCGCTCCTAGTGATGAGTGAAGACCTCTACGCCAGCTACAAGAATAACATGGACTTCTAcattttcaagaaactggTTAAAAGGATTTCGATTAAAGAGCTCGTATCTCATTTCAATATTCCGATTTCTGCGACCGAATTGGCAAAGGATTTACAAGCCTATTCTGTCGCATCAGAGGACACGTTTGGCCGTAAATCGCTTCTCAACCGCTTTGGCGACTCAGTAAACCCAGATACCGAAGTATTCGTTGCCGAAGTAACCCCAGTGGTTCATTTTACTATGGGTGGTGCAAGAATTAACGAAAACTCGCAAGTTGTTGGCAAGAACGGGAGAGCTCTAGCAAACGGGTTGTACGCCGCGGGAGAAGTCTCAGGAGGTGTTCACGGTGCGAACAGATTAGGTGGCTCAAGTCTACTGGAGTGTGTCGTGTTTGGCAGGACAGCTGCTCATAACATAGCTCGTAACTACTAA
- the TCA17 gene encoding Tca17p (ancestral locus Anc_1.491), with translation MIISPCFISLVDEEDKPLLVYVPSALEKDVNTVLKYNVLCNMALDYFENQLFKWSSLDTKPDIKFLFDLEGIAAYGLVIQQVGLKVIVGFSNEIKPNGLNDDNIDDVFTKIKKVYLRAKLNPFVTDTSNANLAVRLKEKFGEEFPWTNTVNPV, from the coding sequence ATGATCATTTCACCGTGTTTTATATCGCTAgtcgatgaggaagataaGCCGCTCCTTGTTTATGTTCCATCAGCTCTCGAGAAAGATGTGAACACGGTTTTAAAATACAACGTTCTCTGTAATATGGCATTGGACTACTTCGAGAACCAACTCTTCAAATGGAGTTCACTAGATACAAAACCTGATATAAAATTTTTGTTTGATTTAGAAGGGATTGCTGCATATGGTTTAGTTATACAACAAGTGGGTCTGAAGGTAATAGTTGGCTTTTCCAACGAGATCAAACCAAATGGACTTAATGATGACAATATTGATGATGTATTCACCAAGATTAAAAAAGTGTATCTGAGGGCTAAACTGAACCCGTTTGTGACAGATACCAGTAACGCGAATCTGGCTGTCAGGTTGAAAGAGAAGTTCGGTGAAGAGTTTCCCTGGACTAACACAGTCAATCCCGTCTGA
- a CDS encoding lipase ROG1 family protein, whose product MTSYHLVVLVHGLWGNAAHFDYIRTALQEHARAWSDDQDEELLIYTTALNEGFKTYDGIDVCGYRVAEEITDQIEAFDSSSEVGKITKFSMVGYSLGGLISRYALGLLHRRQYFKIKDIQLINFTTFCTPHVGVLAPGRNMAVRIFNSTVPWLLGNSGKQMFLKDNVSSSGNGSTRGQPLIYLMSLENTVFYKALESFKYRSLYANTINDKRTAWWTAGISLNDPFFNIDEYNGLRVFQYIEGFDTVVVDRTKMIVISQATVAMKEEDEALNDVESKGKYEDIGQDSARHMGQDFYFLNYWFLKISKWILVIINILIIAPLLLVWKIVQSAAEMTISTVRVTRFLNKYSHQILRDFFELPGPTDFDDSLSVSVSDIGSPEPGDNEICSLKSTLSRASSIRSNDKGNSTFSTEYGSYLGLEESLNDQADYLMESVYDAIERKNTHGGVIEKAQSGSSKPDENSLAVSIIELENRSAEQLTAKHGKQKEQLIKNLDLNLPAKQRAIIKSLNKLDWEKYPIYIRKTTSTHACAIVRQMDPDFQEGKVVVDHWIKNVFRRD is encoded by the coding sequence ATGACCTCTTATCATTTGGTTGTGCTGGTTCATGGACTATGGGGCAACGCTGCTCATTTCGATTACATTAGAACCGCCTTGCAAGAGCATGCTAGAGCTTGGAGCGATGACCAGGATGAAGAGTTACTTATCTATACAACCGCTTTGAACGAGGGTTTTAAGACTTATGACGGCATAGATGTTTGCGGGTATAGGGTAGCCGAAGAGATTACAGATCAGATAGAAGCCTTTGATAGCTCTTCAGAAGTTGGGAAGATTACAAAATTCTCAATGGTAGGCTATTCTCTTGGAGGACTAATCTCCAGGTATGCATTAGGTTTACTCCACAGACGGCAGTACTTTAAAATAAAAGACATTCAGCTGATAAACTTTACCACGTTTTGCACACCTCATGTTGGTGTCCTGGCACCTGGCCGTAATATGGCCGTTAGAATTTTCAATAGCACCGTACCATGGTTGTTGGGCAACAGTGGGAAGCAGATGTTTCTCAAGGATAACGTTTCTAGCTCTGGAAATGGCTCGACTAGAGGACAGCCTTTGATCTATCTAATGAGCTTAGAAAATACTGTATTCTACAAAGCACtggaaagcttcaagtATAGAAGTTTATACGCAAATACCATCAACGATAAGAGGACGGCTTGGTGGACCGCGGGGATATCTTTGAATGatccatttttcaacattGATGAGTACAATGGCCTGAGAGTTTTTCAGTATATCGAAGGTTTCGATACTGTGGTGGTGGATCGTACCAAGATGATAGTCATTTCACAAGCAACAGTTGCGAtgaaggaggaagacgaagcCTTGAATGACGTCGAATCGAAGGGGAAATATGAAGACATTGGACAGGACTCTGCAAGACATATGGGACAAGATTTTTATTTCCTCAATTATTGGTTCCTAAAGATAAGCAAGTGGATTTTGGTCATTATCAATATCCTGATAATCGCTCCGCTGTTGCTGGTATGGAAAATTGTTCAGTCTGCCGCAGAGATGACTATATCCACTGTTCGAGTAACCAGATTTCTGAACAAGTATTCACATCAGATATTGCGTGATTTCTTCGAACTCCCGGGACCAACGGACTTCGATGACTCTCTCTCTGTTTCGGTGAGCGACATCGGCTCGCCAGAACCGGGAGATAACGAAATCTGCTCTTTAAAATCAACATTGAGTAGAGCTTCATCTATAAGGTCCAATGATAAAGGCAATTCGACCTTCTCGACTGAGTACGGCAGTTATCTCGGTCTGGAAGAGTCCTTGAATGATCAAGCAGATTACTTGATGGAAAGTGTCTATGATGCAATTGAAAGGAAGAATACCCATGGAGGCGTCATAGAGAAAGCACAGTCGGGGTCCAGCAAGCCTGACGAGAATTCTCTTGCGGTTAGTATCATCGAGTTGGAAAACAGATCTGCCGAGCAGCTGACTGCTAAACATGGTAAACAAAAGGAGCAACTCATTAAAAATCTTGACTTAAACTTGCCAGCGAAACAGCGAGCTATCATTAAATCGCTGAACAAGCTAGATTGGGAGAAATATCCAATCTATATTCGAAAAACAACAAGCACTCACGCATGTGCTATTGTTCGCCAGATGGACCCTGATTTCCAAGAAGGCAAGGTGGTTGTTGACCATTGGATTAAAAACGTCTTCAGACGGGATTGA
- a CDS encoding uncharacterized protein (ancestral locus Anc_7.301), producing MPLDLSPCDVGVPSCQPTFDLTKKQFLPHKNGQHIRDMVKTKQEKRADENFNQSLEISVVKWKPLLVYRKDETSTENKANEGVSLFRSIGNWWNCRKQKVPDTESDGLAYFYDQEDTTQTRRLSDTVFDTVTPFACPQAAVTAADRELIAINEQMVYQQYYSHPMAPEYVSSSHSPYHEDKMSPFRLQQNRGYRATLTRYVDWTNPCMACKFAQGH from the coding sequence ATGCCTTTGGACCTGAGTCCCTGCGATGTCGGTGTGCCAAGCTGTCAGCCGACCTTCGATTTGACAAAGAAACAGTTCTTACCGCATAAAAATGGGCAGCATATACGCGACATGGTCAAGACGAAGCAAGAGAAACGAGCGGATGAGAATTTCAATCAATCCTTGGAGATTTCTGTCGTGAAATGGAAACCGCTGTTGGTATATCGTAAAGACGAGACGTCTACCGAGAATAAGGCGAATGAAGGAGTATCTCTCTTCCGATCAATCGGAAACTGGTGGAATTGTCGCAAGCAGAAGGTACCTGACACTGAGAGCGATGGCTTAGCATATTTCtacgatcaagaagatacGACGCAGACACGACGTCTGAGCGACACCGTATTTGATACGGTAACACCGTTTGCATGTCCACAAGCAGCAGTCACTGCTGCTGATCGCGAATTGATAGCAATCAATGAGCAAATGGTATACCAGCAGTATTACAGTCATCCAATGGCTCCGGAGTACgtcagctcatcgcataGTCCGTACCACGAGGATAAGATGAGCCCTTTCCGATTACAGCAAAACCGTGGCTATCGGGCAACTTTGACCCGATATGTAGATTGGACGAATCCATGTATGGCGTGTAAATTCGCTCAAGGCCATTGA
- a CDS encoding serine/threonine-protein phosphatase (ancestral locus Anc_7.302): protein MDMDMDVPMHDAVEEQQAAHNEDLQTSGGNDNALTTVTTNVGNEGEDEEEDFKPGSSGIADHKSVKPLELNSSSIAQLDQWIEYLGNCQILSEDDVARLCKMAVDVLQFEENVKPINVPVTICGDVHGQFHDLIELFRIGGPCPDTNYLFMGDYVDRGYYSVETVSYLVAMKVRYPHRITILRGNHESRQITQVYGFYDECLRKYGSATVWKMFTDLFDYFPITALVDNKVFCLHGGLSPMIETIDQVRELNRKQEVPHEGPMCDLLWSDPDDRGGWGISPRGAGFTFGQDISEQFNHTNDLSLIARAHQLVMDGYAWSHQQNVVTIFSAPNYCYRCGNQAAIMEVDENHNRQFLQYDPSVRPGEPTVSRKTPDYFL, encoded by the coding sequence ATGGATATGGATATGGATGTTCCTATGCACGATGCTGTAGAGGAACAACAAGCTGCGCATAACGAGGACCTACAGACTAGTGGTGGGAACGATAACGCATTAACCACGGTGACGACAAATGTTGGCAACGAAGgcgaggatgaagaagaagattttAAGCCTGGATCCTCTGGTATAGCCGACCATAAATCTGTGAAGCCTTTAGAATTGAACAGCTCCAGCATTGCTCAGCTCGATCAATGGATCGAGTATCTGGGCAATTGCCAGATATTATCGGAGGACGACGTCGCCAGGCTGTGCAAGATGGCAGTGGATGTTTTACAATTTGAGGAGAATGTCAAACCGATTAACGTGCCAGTGACAATATGTGGTGATGTCCATGGCCAATTTCATGATTTAATAGAACTGTTCAGAATTGGCGGGCCTTGCCCGGATACAAATTATTTATTCATGGGCGATTACGTTGATCGTGGATACTACTCTGTCGAAACCGTGTCGTATCTGGTTGCCATGAAGGTGAGATATCCGCACAGAATAACGATACTGAGAGGAAACCATGAGTCAAGGCAAATTACGCAGGTTTACGGTTTTTATGACGAATGCTTAAGAAAATATGGTAGTGCAACCGTTTGGAAGATGTTTACTGACTTGTTTGACTACTTCCCTATCACAGCACTAGTAGATAACAAAGTGTTTTGTTTGCATGGTGGATTATCACCAATGATTGAGACCATCGATCAAGTCAGAGAATTGAATAGAAAGCAAGAAGTTCCTCATGAAGGACCAATGTGTGATCTATTGTGGTCCGACCCTGACGACAGAGGCGGTTGGGGTATTAGTCCCAGAGGTGCGGGTTTCACTTTTGGTCAGGATATCAGTGAGCAATTTAACCATACCAACGACCTGTCGCTGATTGCTAGAGCTCATCAGCTTGTCATGGACGGTTACGCCTGGTCTCACCAGCAAAATGTGGTGACCATCTTCAGCGCGCCCAATTACTGTTATAGATGTGGTAACCAAGCCGCTATCATGGAAGTTGATGAGAATCATAATAGACAATTTCTGCAGTACGATCCATCCGTGAGACCCGGCGAACCTACTGTCAGTCGAAAAACTCCCGATTACTTCTTGTGA
- a CDS encoding 2-oxo-4-hydroxy-4-carboxy-5-ureidoimidazoline decarboxylase codes for MLLPSYDNFINCENFSKQAAVVEDLFEPSYSILKFTLRDDDFMHQARRDASNYGEFIELIRSKLLQISHNTEKVGPSSRDVDHLADIVSAHPRLGESVKRLSAHSEKEQRNLSNSNDPAEIREKLAELNEDYEQAYPGLRFVVFVNGRSRSEIIKVMQERIASGNSWFGEVDIAINELCCIALDRVKKWESSGFKL; via the coding sequence ATGCTCTTGCCTAGCTATgacaatttcatcaattgcGAAAACTTCAGTAAGCAGGCAGCTGTCGTTGAGGACTTATTCGAACCCAGCTACTCGATCCTAAAGTTTACGTTGCGAGATGACGATTTTATGCATCAAGCGAGAAGGGATGCTAGCAATTATGGGGAGTTTATTGAGCTTATAAGGTCGAAGTTGCTGCAGATCTCGCATAATACCGAAAAAGTTGGACCTAGCTCTCGAGATGTTGACCATTTAGCAGATATAGTCTCAGCACACCCAAGACTGGGGGAATCAGTAAAGAGACTTTCAGCTCACTCCGAGAAGGAACAACGCAATTTGAGCAACTCCAATGATCCAGCTGAGATACGGGAGAAGCTCGCTGAGCTGAATGAAGATTATGAGCAAGCATACCCCGGTTTGCGATTCGTTGTCTTCGTTAACGGGAGATCCAGATCTGAAATCATTAAGGTTATGCAGGAGAGAATAGCCTCTGGGAACTCTTGGTTTGGAGAAGTCGACATTGCCATAAATGAGTTATGCTGTATTGCACTGGATCGGGTGAAGAAATGGGAATCCAGCGGCTTTAAACTGTAA
- the RDI1 gene encoding Rdi1p (ancestral locus Anc_7.303) translates to MSTENGFQDLDGEQETDNYQVKAKKTVDEYKKLDAGDESLKRWKESLGLSSDVLPLEYPGDKRKVVIQRIQLLVDTEPEPITFDLTNEKTIKELASKRYKIKEKSIYKLRITFKVQHEIITGLRYVQYIKKAGIAVDKIDDHLGSYAPNTKTKPFYEVELPESEAPSGFLARGNYSAVSKFIDDDKTTHLTLNWGVEITKS, encoded by the coding sequence ATGAGCACCGAGAATGGGTTTCAGGACTTAGATGGTGAGCAAGAAACCGACAACTACCAAgtgaaggccaagaaaaCCGTGGATGAGTATAAGAAACTTGATGCTGGTGATGAatccttgaagagatggaaaGAATCGCTTGGCTTGAGCTCTGATGTGTTGCCACTCGAGTATCCTGGTGATAAGAGGAAAGTTGTCATCCAGAGAATTCAATTGCTAGTGGATACAGAACCAGAGCCCATCACATTTGACCTGACGAATGAGAAGACCATCAAGGAGCTGGCATCGAAGAGATATaagatcaaggaaaaatcCATTTACAAATTGAGAATCACATTTAAAGTTCAGCATGAGATAATCACGGGTCTGAGATATGTTCAGtacatcaagaaagcggGCATTGCGGTTGACAAGATAGATGACCATCTGGGTTCGTATGCTCCAAACACAAAGACTAAGCCGTTCTACGAAGTCGAGTTGCCGGAAAGTGAAGCCCCAAGCGGTTTCTTGGCTAGGGGAAATTACAGTGCTGTGTCGAAATTTATTGATGACGATAAGACAACCCATCTTACGCTAAACTGGGGTGTAGAAATAACCAAGTCATGA
- the RBS1 gene encoding Rbs1p (ancestral locus Anc_7.304): MVTALFHKPHDRQFIIDLENSIVSFIESNAESYELRPMNSYYRLLSHQIADYHNLKHTLARAPSNYVIIFKGAGFQRLSGKPLLQELEPVSSTFESLQHSQEAKSSKKYKILKRIEGQDGSTSPSLADSEISSTGPSSDFDGSKADLELQRIERERQYEQKKQEIFDTPHREEVSPDKDEEGSSPQPSQFETSRYRFHNIDSPPPPQPRYNNRRKKANHYNGNKDRRNINDSKFSHKEYRGAPGVPYNMGYMMYPTATMGSGQGHHPLLPMLYPAPFPMDGNNGYVPPFMYQPVTNGMVGPKGPMPASYMAFPPPFHYSQHAPNYQTMPPEVQNRKYSQVSSEEPGSSSTSSSNPDIQSRTGKQKADHNSIRAENGVIDSAIDEAANGIGNLSV, translated from the coding sequence ATGGTGACGGCGCTGTTCCATAAGCCTCACGATCGCCAGTTTATTATCGATCTGGAGAACTCGATAGTATCGTTTATTGAGTCTAACGCAGAGTCCTACGAATTGAGGCCGATGAATTCGTATTACCGATTACTATCGCATCAGATTGCAGATTACCATAATCTGAAACATACTCTGGCTCGGGCTCCCAGTAATTATGTGATCATCTTTAAAGGTGCCGGCTTCCAACGACTCAGCGGTAAACCGCTCTTGCAAGAATTGGAACCAGTCTCTAGCACATTTGAAAGTCTGCAACATTCGCAAGAGGCGAAAAGCTCAAAGAAGTACAAAATACTGAAAAGAATCGAAGGCCAAGATGGCAGCACAAGTCCAAGTTTGGCTGACAGTGAGATATCTAGTACCGGGCCTTCAAGCGATTTTGACGGCTCCAAGGCCGATCTAGAGCTGCAGAGGATCGAGAGAGAAAGGCAGTATGAGCAAAAAAAGCAGGAGATCTTTGATACGCCACATAGAGAGGAAGTGTCACCGGAcaaggatgaagagggaAGTTCACCACAGCCCAGTCAATTTGAGACGTCGCGCTACCGATTTCATAACATCGACAGCCCGCCACCGCCTCAACCACGATACAATAACAGGCGGAAGAAGGCCAATCATTATAATGGGAATAAGGATAGACGAAATATCAACGACAGCAAGTTCAGTCACAAGGAGTATCGTGGCGCTCCCGGGGTGCCATACAACATGGGCTACATGATGTATCCGACGGCAACGATGGGTTCTGGTCAGGGACATCACCCGCTGCTCCCAATGCTTTATCCAGCACCATTTCCAATGGATGGCAACAACGGGTATGTCCCTCCGTTCATGTATCAACCTGTAACAAACGGCATGGTGGGTCCCAAGGGACCAATGCCTGCCAGTTATATGGCATTCCCACCGCCGTTCCACTATAGTCAACACGCGCCAAACTACCAAACCATGCCTCCGGAAGTGCAGAATCGCAAATACTCGCAGGTGAGCTCAGAGGAACCGGGTTCCAGCTCCACAAGCTCCAGCAATCCCGACATACAGTCGCGAACCGGAAAGCAGAAGGCAGATCACAACAGCATACGAGCAGAGAACGGGGTGATAGATTCAGCTATAGACGAGGCAGCGAATGGCATTGGAAATCTTTCTGTTTGA
- the UFD2 gene encoding ubiquitin-ubiquitin ligase UFD2 (ancestral locus Anc_7.305) produces the protein MSLLEDVFQVTTDPNDSRGYALLESEELNQGPIGVENIDSLLLYQLTENEGLNEPFAYLNDCFQRCQQQKRLAKAQPSAEKVQKTFEEIDRLVIGYGLVAFQVENFCLKGSLVEYIREIIRNVDSYMGFLSQLIQRAIVEGSLLDLLDAFFPTLQHYVTKELPLFDLNDSVTYNAVLTLFEMFVTFKPVAAVFTQISRFFGGFDCKANEFEKKTILGPILTLSPLNPNVALRNYGENLEQTQQQKKLIHESLQTEHKVVIDRLFFIVDKILRGSAESRTGLISYFAQIVNKNHLRRGDHANQNKLASNAFMTNISIILVKFSEPFLDVSYKKLDKIDVNYFNSVNLFIDLSGETRMNSDFKEADEFYDKNKKDEDSKPNFISDCFFLTLTYLHYGIGGTLLYDEKITPQIKRLKQEIDRIKKLTQSQDMFASFASLELKQMEKSLKITQGIKDSLHGFFSHKALQLEIFDFICGASTFLIRVMDPTHQFPFSPVKLPFIPDQVGVENVDNADYLRAHAPIPFKYYPEFVVEGPVNYSLYISQYNSSPLFRNPRLHSFVELATVLLRCPELLSNPHLKGKLVQLLSVGAMPLTDDSPGFMMEIFENNELVNQNFLYALLDFYVIVEKTGSSSQFYDKFNSRYSISIILQQLYDRIPLYREHLVWQSKNNADFFVRFVARMLNDLTFLLDEGLSSLAEVHSIQIEIDYRAKGLPPTREEDDQELRSKLSSAERQANSSCGLADKSMTLFEMYSRDIPKVFVTPEIVDRLASMLNHNLESLVGPKCGELKVNNPQQYSFNPKALLKSLTTVYINLGDQAEFISAVARDGRSFRKELFERAVHILARKTGLVDDEFCNKLLAFSNRAQEQKIAEEEEDLNYGDAPEEFLDPLMYTIMKDPVTLPTSKVNIDRSTIKAHLLSDSTDPFNRMPLKLEQVVPNEDLRQRILEFRRQKRQSSK, from the coding sequence ATGTCATTACTTGAAGATGTGTTTCAGGTGACAACTGATCCCAATGACTCTCGGGGATACGCTTTATTAGAGTCTGAAGAATTGAACCAGGGCCCAATTGGCGTGGAAAACATTGATTCCTTATTGCTTTATCAATTGACGGAGAACGAAGGGCTGAATGAACCATTCGCGTACTTGAACGACTGCTTCCAGCGCtgtcagcagcagaagcgGTTGGCCAAGGCTCAGCCATCAGCAGAAAAGGTGCAGAAAACCTTTGAGGAGATCGATAGATTAGTGATCGGCTACGGATTGGTGGCTTTTCAAGTAGAGAATTTCTGCCTTAAAGGGAGCCTGGTTGAGTACATCCGAGAGATTATACGGAACGTAGACAGCTATATGGGGTTCTTATCGCAATTGATTCAGCGGGCTATAGTTGAGGGATCGTTGCTGGATCTTTTGGATGCGTTTTTTCCAACCCTGCAGCATTATGTGACCAAAGAACTGCCCCTTTTTGATCTTAACGATTCGGTGACTTATAACGCTGTTTTGACACTTTTCGAAATGTTTGTTACGTTTAAACCTGTGGCTGCCGTCTTCACGCAGATATCTCGGTTTTTCGGGGGGTTTGATTGCAAGGCCAACGagtttgaaaagaagacgatTTTAGGTCCCATTCTAACGCTTTCGCCACTGAATCCTAACGTTGCTCTTCGTAACTATGGGGAGAACCTGGAACAAACTCAgcaacagaagaagctaatTCATGAATCCTTGCAAACTGAGCACAAGGTGGTGATCGACCGGCTATTTTTCATCGTTGACAAGATTCTACGTGGTTCCGCTGAATCACGTACTGGTTTGATATCCTACTTTGCGCAAATCGTGAATAAGAATCACCTCAGAAGAGGCGATCATGCTAATCAAAATAAGCTGGCATCAAATGCATTTATGACAAACATATCCATCATTTTAGTCAAGTTTTCAGAGCCTTTCCTTGACGTATCTTATAAGAAGCTCGACAAGATTGATGTCAACTATTTCAATAGTGTGAACCTTTTCATTGACCTTTCAGGAGAAACAAGAATGAACTCCGATTTTAAAGAAGCAGATGAGTTTTATgacaagaacaagaaagacGAGGACTCAAAGCCAAATTTCATCTCAGATTGTTTCTTTTTGACTCTCACATATCTGCATTACGGCATAGGAGGTACGCTTCTGTATGACGAAAAGATCACTCCTCAGATTAAGAGATTAAAGCAGGAGATTGATCGAATCAAAAAGCTTACGCAATCCCAAGACATGTTCGCCTCCTTTGCTTCGCTTGAATTGAAGCAGATGGAGAAATCGCTTAAAATTACTCAAGGGATTAAAGACTCATTGCATGGCTTTTTTTCTCACAAAGCACTACAGCTGGAGATCTTCGATTTTATCTGCGGTGCTTCTACCTTTTTGATCAGAGTCATGGACCCCACTCATCAATTCCCGTTCTCGCCTGTCAAATTGCCATTCATTCCAGATCAGGTAGGCGTCGAAAACGTTGATAATGCTGATTATCTGAGAGCACACGCTCCCATACCATTCAAATACTACCCAGAATTTGTTGTTGAAGGTCCCGTCAACTATTCACTCTACATTTCACAGTACAATTCTTCGCCGCTCTTCAGAAATCCCAGACTACATTCGTTCGTGGAATTGGCCACTGTACTTTTGCGTTGTCCCGAATTGCTATCAAATCCCCATCTAAAGGGTAAGCTTGTTCAATTGCTGAGTGTTGGGGCTATGCCGTTAACAGATGACTCGCCAGGTTTCATGATGgagatcttcgaaaacAATGAGCTCGTGAACCAGAATTTCCTTTACGCTCTTTTGGATTTTTACGTCATAGTAGAGAAGACAGGATCATCATCGCAATTCTATGACAAATTTAACAGCCGATACAGCATCTCGATCATCCTACAGCAATTGTACGATAGGATTCCTCTCTACAGAGAACATTTAGTTTGGCAGTCCAAAAACAATGCtgatttcttcgtcagGTTCGTTGCTCGTATGCTGAACGATCTAACTTTCTTGCTCGACGAAGGTTTGAGCAGCCTGGCTGAAGTTCATAGCATTCAAATCGAAATCGATTACAGGGCCAAGGGGCTGCCGCCTACACGggaagaagacgatcaGGAACTTCGCTCTAAGTTGTCTTCTGCTGAAAGACAAGCGAACTCATCGTGCGGACTGGCGGATAAATCTATGACATTATTTGAAATGTACTCAAGAGACATACCGAAAGTGTTTGTTACACCTGAAATTGTGGATAGGTTGGCTAGCATGCTCAACCATAACTTGGAATCATTGGTGGGCCCTAAATGTGGTGAGTTAAAGGTCAATAACCCGCAACAATACTCTTTCAATCCTAAAGCCCTATTAAAATCACTTACAACAGTTTACATCAATTTGGGAGACCAAGCTGAGTTTATATCTGCGGTTGCGAGAGATGGCAGGTCATTTAGGAAAGAATTGTTTGAAAGGGCAGTTCATATCTTGGCAAGGAAAACTGGTCTTGTGGACGATGAATTCTGCAACAAGCTTTTAGCATTTTCTAATAGGGCACAGGAGCAGAAAAtagcagaagaagaggaagaccTAAATTACGGTGATGCACCTGAAGAATTCTTGGATCCTTTAATGTACACTATAATGAAAGATCCAGTTACTTTGCCAACATCAAAAGTGAACATTGATAGAAGCACCATTAAGGCGCACCTTCTGAGTGACTCCACCGATCCCTTCAACAGAATGCCTCTGAAACTGGAGCAAGTGGTTCCTAACGAGGATTTGAGACAACGAATCCTAGAGTTCCGAAGACAGAAAAGACAGTCCAGTAAGTAA